Proteins encoded by one window of Oxyura jamaicensis isolate SHBP4307 breed ruddy duck chromosome 33 unlocalized genomic scaffold, BPBGC_Ojam_1.0 oxy33_random_OJ70401, whole genome shotgun sequence:
- the LOC118158603 gene encoding RISC-loading complex subunit tarbp2-like produces MGAGACALLQELSEEQSFAISYLDIDALSLSGLHQCLVELSTQPATVCHGAAPSRDGARSQAARNALQYLRIMAGGK; encoded by the exons atgggtgcgGGCGCCTGCGCCCTCCTCCAGGAGCTCTCCGAGGAGCAGAGCTTCGCCATCAGCTACCTCGACATCG ACGCGTTGAGCCTCAGCGGGCTGCACCAGTGCCTGGTGGAGCTGTCGACGCAGCCGGCCACCGTGTGCCACGGCGCTGCCCCGTCCCGCGACGGCGCCCGCTCGCAGGCCGCCCGCAACGCCCTGCAGTACCTCCGCATCATGGCGGGGGGCAAGTGA